From Aerosticca soli, a single genomic window includes:
- the panB gene encoding 3-methyl-2-oxobutanoate hydroxymethyltransferase, translated as MKSAGQRIVMLTAYDASFAAQLEAAGVDVALVGDSLGMVVQGHKSTLPVTLDQMVYHTALVARGLSATLLVADLPFMADRDVAHALEAGARLLGEGGAAMVKIEGAAPHILEAIAALTARAVPVCAHLGLTPQSVHKFGGFRIQGRARDAADQLVEEALAVQAAGAQLVVIEGVPSSLGARITGSLDIPVIGIGAGPDCDGQVLVCYDMLGITPGKRPKFSKDFLAGRDSVAAAIAAYADEVRRGVFPAAEHGFA; from the coding sequence ATGAAGTCCGCCGGCCAGCGCATCGTCATGCTGACCGCCTATGACGCCAGCTTTGCCGCCCAGCTCGAGGCCGCCGGCGTCGATGTCGCCCTGGTGGGCGATTCGCTCGGCATGGTCGTGCAGGGCCACAAGAGCACCTTGCCGGTGACGCTGGACCAGATGGTCTATCACACCGCGCTGGTGGCGCGCGGTCTTTCCGCCACCTTGCTGGTCGCCGACCTGCCCTTCATGGCCGATCGCGACGTCGCGCACGCGCTCGAAGCCGGCGCGCGGCTGCTCGGCGAGGGTGGCGCGGCGATGGTCAAGATCGAGGGCGCCGCGCCGCATATTCTGGAAGCGATCGCCGCGCTCACCGCGCGGGCGGTGCCGGTGTGCGCGCATCTGGGGCTCACCCCGCAGTCGGTGCACAAGTTCGGCGGCTTCCGCATCCAGGGCCGTGCCCGGGATGCCGCCGACCAGCTGGTCGAGGAGGCACTCGCCGTGCAGGCGGCCGGGGCGCAGCTGGTGGTGATCGAGGGCGTGCCGAGCAGCCTGGGCGCGCGCATCACGGGCTCGCTCGACATCCCGGTGATCGGCATCGGCGCGGGCCCGGACTGCGACGGCCAGGTGCTGGTCTGCTACGACATGCTCGGCATCACGCCGGGCAAGCGGCCCAAGTTCAGCAAGGACTTCCTCGCCGGACGCGACTCGGTGGCCGCGGCGATCGCCGCCTATGCCGATGAGGTGCGTCGCGGCGTGTTTCCGGCCGCCGAACACGGCTTCGCCTAG
- the tpiA gene encoding triose-phosphate isomerase: protein MRTKLVAGNWKMHGSRTMAHALVGALARALPSRVDVVVMPPLPYLAELADTYGDAGVILGAQDVSAHQGQGAYTGEVSAAMLADVGAQWVLVGHSERRQYHGEDDELIAAKFAAARAAGLNPILCVGETLQQRQAGLAEEVIATQLGAILARDGIAAFDTAVIAYEPVWAIGTGHSASPEQAQAMHAFIRGQLAAEDAMISRLTRVIYGGSVKPGNASALFAQPDVDGGLIGGASLDAADFLAICAAAEA, encoded by the coding sequence ATGCGCACCAAACTCGTCGCCGGCAACTGGAAGATGCACGGCAGCCGCACCATGGCCCATGCCCTGGTCGGCGCACTGGCCCGTGCCCTGCCGAGCCGCGTGGACGTGGTGGTGATGCCGCCGCTGCCCTATCTGGCCGAACTGGCCGATACTTATGGCGACGCCGGAGTCATTCTCGGCGCGCAGGACGTGAGCGCCCATCAGGGCCAGGGCGCCTACACCGGCGAGGTCTCGGCCGCCATGCTGGCCGACGTCGGCGCGCAGTGGGTGCTCGTCGGCCATTCCGAGCGCCGCCAGTACCACGGCGAGGACGACGAGCTGATCGCGGCCAAATTCGCCGCCGCCCGCGCCGCCGGCCTCAATCCCATCCTGTGCGTGGGCGAGACCTTGCAACAACGCCAGGCCGGCCTGGCCGAGGAGGTCATCGCCACCCAGCTCGGCGCCATCCTGGCGCGCGACGGCATCGCCGCCTTCGACACCGCGGTCATCGCCTACGAGCCGGTCTGGGCCATCGGCACGGGGCATTCGGCGAGCCCCGAACAGGCGCAGGCCATGCATGCCTTCATCCGTGGCCAACTCGCCGCCGAGGATGCTATGATTTCCCGTCTTACCCGCGTGATCTATGGTGGCAGCGTCAAGCCCGGCAACGCGTCCGCACTGTTCGCTCAACCGGACGTGGATGGCGGATTGATCGGCGGCGCCTCGCTGGATGCCGCCGACTTCCTGGCCATCTGCGCCGCGGCCGAAGCTTAA
- a CDS encoding SDR family NAD(P)-dependent oxidoreductase, which yields MPITRPLSLVTGASAGIGAAFAHALAERGHDLVLVARRAERLHALAAVLRESRGIDVTVLPCDLALREAPQRLCMELAERGLAVDWLVNNAGYGVPGSFVGNDWRTHEDFLQVLLVAPTELAWRLLPGMRERGYGRIVNVASLAGFVPGTAGHTLYAAAKAYMIKFSQSLALENRAAGVNVCALCPGFTRSEFHDVTGTRAIMNRLPAFMWLDAAEVARQGIAAVEQGRIVYVPGRVNRLIKALAEALPDRLALWLGSRQARRYRRG from the coding sequence ATGCCGATTACACGCCCGCTCAGCCTCGTCACCGGCGCCTCGGCCGGCATCGGCGCCGCCTTCGCGCATGCGTTGGCCGAGCGCGGGCACGACCTCGTGCTGGTCGCGCGCAGGGCCGAGCGGCTGCATGCGCTGGCGGCGGTGCTGCGCGAATCCCGCGGGATCGACGTCACCGTGCTGCCGTGCGATCTCGCCCTGCGCGAGGCACCGCAGCGGCTGTGCATGGAACTTGCCGAGCGCGGCCTGGCGGTGGACTGGCTGGTCAACAATGCCGGCTATGGCGTGCCGGGCAGTTTCGTCGGCAATGACTGGCGCACGCACGAAGACTTCCTGCAGGTCTTGCTGGTCGCGCCCACTGAACTGGCCTGGCGGCTGCTGCCCGGCATGCGCGAGCGCGGCTACGGGCGCATCGTCAACGTCGCTTCGCTGGCCGGCTTCGTGCCGGGGACGGCCGGCCATACCCTGTACGCGGCGGCCAAGGCCTACATGATCAAGTTTTCCCAGTCGCTCGCGCTGGAAAACCGCGCCGCCGGCGTGAACGTGTGCGCGCTGTGCCCGGGCTTCACCCGTTCGGAATTCCATGACGTCACCGGCACCCGCGCGATCATGAACCGGCTTCCCGCCTTCATGTGGCTGGATGCCGCGGAAGTGGCGCGCCAGGGCATCGCGGCGGTCGAGCAGGGGCGCATCGTGTACGTGCCCGGGCGGGTGAACCGGCTGATCAAGGCGCTGGCCGAGGCGCTGCCCGACCGGCTGGCGCTGTGGCTGGGCTCGCGCCAGGCCCGCCGCTACCGGCGCGGCTGA
- the folK gene encoding 2-amino-4-hydroxy-6-hydroxymethyldihydropteridine diphosphokinase: MTRAFVALGSNLGDPRGQLERACEALARLPATQLAARSRLYRTPPWGMTAQPPFLNAVAMLETTLAPNTLLEALLAIERAAGRVRGTERWGPRTLDLDLLHMEETVLDTPELTLPHPRIAERAFVLLPLADLAPDLVLPGLGRVDVLLAGVETQGCVPLA, encoded by the coding sequence ATGACCCGCGCCTTCGTCGCCCTGGGAAGCAACCTCGGCGATCCACGCGGGCAGCTGGAGCGGGCCTGCGAAGCGCTCGCGCGGCTGCCCGCCACGCAACTGGCGGCACGCTCGCGGCTCTATCGCACGCCGCCCTGGGGCATGACCGCGCAGCCGCCCTTCCTCAACGCCGTGGCGATGCTCGAGACGACGCTCGCGCCGAACACCCTGCTCGAGGCGCTGCTGGCGATCGAGCGCGCGGCCGGCCGCGTGCGCGGCACCGAGCGCTGGGGCCCGCGCACGCTCGACCTGGACCTTCTGCACATGGAAGAGACGGTGCTCGACACCCCCGAGCTCACCCTGCCGCATCCGCGCATCGCCGAACGCGCCTTCGTGCTGCTGCCGCTCGCCGACCTGGCGCCGGACCTGGTCCTGCCTGGGCTGGGCCGGGTGGATGTCCTGCTCGCCGGCGTGGAGACGCAAGGCTGCGTGCCGCTGGCTTGA
- a CDS encoding DUF6445 family protein, producing MRQLPYRKPTEGRDYWVLDEALPGIDAVRARCLAKTDWTYGYPTTGESWPGMRSVPALEAGELAFIEDKVRAALGVKRLWVERAAAGARLDHNCVQVVGLAEGAVKPHTDSLELARYAAVLYLNPAVPERCGTSFFRQRMADGRLGGNMVSPPYRTLVDALGTRFVPPSAFIEDLRVAHRYNRLLVYKANLIHSASAYWGQDFAERRMTAVFFWMA from the coding sequence ATGCGACAGCTGCCCTACCGCAAGCCCACCGAGGGCCGCGATTACTGGGTGTTGGACGAGGCCCTGCCCGGCATCGACGCGGTGCGCGCCCGCTGCCTGGCCAAGACCGACTGGACCTATGGCTATCCGACCACCGGCGAATCCTGGCCGGGCATGCGCTCGGTGCCCGCGCTGGAGGCCGGGGAACTGGCGTTCATCGAGGACAAGGTGCGCGCCGCGCTCGGCGTGAAGCGGCTATGGGTGGAACGCGCGGCGGCCGGCGCCCGGCTCGACCACAATTGCGTGCAGGTGGTCGGCCTGGCGGAGGGGGCGGTGAAGCCGCACACCGATTCGCTAGAACTCGCACGCTACGCCGCGGTGCTCTACCTCAACCCGGCGGTGCCGGAACGCTGCGGCACCAGTTTCTTCCGCCAGCGCATGGCCGACGGACGGCTGGGCGGCAACATGGTCAGTCCGCCCTACCGTACCCTTGTCGATGCGCTGGGCACGCGGTTCGTGCCGCCGAGTGCCTTCATCGAGGACCTGCGCGTGGCCCACCGCTACAACCGGCTACTGGTGTACAAGGCGAACCTGATCCACAGCGCCAGCGCCTACTGGGGCCAGGACTTCGCCGAAAGACGGATGACCGCGGTGTTCTTCTGGATGGCCTGA
- the panC gene encoding pantoate--beta-alanine ligase produces MQTVQDSAGLRAAIRAWRSQGRTVGLVPTMGNLHAGHFALIKLARARVDRVVASVFVNPTQFGPNEDFARYPRTLAQDQAGLAEHACDLLFAPDVATMYPYGPQQSVSIHVPQITAVLEGAHRPGHFDGVATVVCKLFNLVQPDLAVFGQKDYQQLKVIERMVRDLALPVKVLSAPTVREADGLALSSRNQYLSAEERQRAPLIHATLQQMRQLLHKGHARPIVEEAARTHLERAGFVVDYAAIRRAEDLQEPEPDERSGLVALIAARLGQTRLIDNLLLD; encoded by the coding sequence ATGCAGACGGTACAAGACTCGGCCGGCCTGCGCGCCGCCATCCGCGCCTGGCGTTCACAAGGCCGCACGGTCGGCCTGGTGCCGACCATGGGCAACCTGCACGCGGGTCATTTCGCGCTGATCAAGCTGGCTCGCGCCCGCGTCGACCGCGTGGTCGCCAGCGTGTTCGTCAACCCCACCCAGTTCGGTCCGAACGAGGATTTCGCCCGCTATCCGCGCACCCTCGCGCAGGATCAGGCGGGCCTGGCCGAGCACGCGTGCGACCTGCTGTTCGCCCCCGACGTGGCCACCATGTATCCGTATGGCCCGCAGCAGAGCGTCAGCATCCACGTACCGCAGATCACCGCTGTGCTGGAAGGCGCGCACCGGCCCGGACACTTCGACGGGGTGGCGACGGTGGTCTGCAAGCTGTTCAACCTGGTGCAGCCCGACCTTGCCGTGTTCGGGCAGAAGGACTACCAACAGCTCAAGGTGATCGAGCGCATGGTGCGCGACCTCGCCCTGCCGGTGAAGGTGCTTTCCGCGCCGACCGTACGCGAGGCCGACGGGCTGGCCTTGAGTTCGCGCAACCAGTACCTGTCCGCCGAGGAACGGCAACGCGCGCCGCTGATCCATGCCACCCTGCAGCAGATGCGCCAGCTGCTGCACAAGGGCCATGCGCGCCCGATCGTCGAGGAAGCGGCGCGCACCCATCTGGAGCGGGCCGGCTTCGTGGTCGACTACGCCGCGATCCGGCGCGCCGAAGACCTGCAAGAGCCGGAGCCGGACGAACGCAGCGGTCTGGTCGCGCTGATCGCCGCCCGCCTCGGCCAGACCCGCCTGATCGACAACCTGCTGCTCGACTGA
- the panD gene encoding aspartate 1-decarboxylase, which yields MHLNMLKAKIHRATVTQAELHYEGSIAVDGLLLDAAGIREYEQIHAWNVSNGERFVTYALRAQEGSGIISVNGSAARRVQLGDLIIIAAFAQLAEAELAGYEPMLVYVDAANRITRTNRAIPKQMAAA from the coding sequence ATGCACCTCAACATGCTCAAGGCCAAGATCCACCGCGCCACCGTCACCCAGGCCGAACTCCACTACGAGGGTTCGATCGCGGTGGACGGCCTGCTGCTGGATGCGGCCGGCATCCGTGAATACGAGCAGATCCACGCCTGGAACGTCAGCAATGGCGAGCGTTTCGTCACCTACGCGCTGCGCGCCCAGGAAGGCTCCGGCATCATCTCGGTGAACGGCAGCGCCGCGCGCCGCGTGCAGCTTGGCGACCTCATCATCATCGCCGCCTTCGCCCAGCTCGCCGAGGCGGAACTGGCGGGCTACGAACCCATGCTGGTCTATGTCGATGCGGCCAACCGCATCACCCGCACCAACCGCGCCATCCCCAAGCAGATGGCTGCGGCCTGA
- a CDS encoding VIT1/CCC1 transporter family protein, whose amino-acid sequence MPRKPHIERHFTASDTVRDLVLGMADGLTVPFALAAGLSGAAAGSRVVVIAGIAEIAAGAIAMGLGGYLAARGDADHYAAERRREQREVAELAAREEEEVAQIFARYGLSRAECEPILAGFRRNPEAWVDFMMRFELGLETPEPGRALRSALTIGGAYVLGGLVPLIPYMLTTSTRTALLASSACTLAALAVFGAVKSRFTGIGMGRGAVQTVLVGGLASATAYVLARLIGG is encoded by the coding sequence ATGCCGCGCAAGCCGCACATCGAACGCCATTTCACCGCCTCGGACACCGTGCGCGACCTGGTACTCGGCATGGCCGACGGACTCACCGTGCCGTTCGCGCTGGCGGCCGGCCTCTCCGGCGCCGCCGCCGGCAGTCGCGTGGTGGTGATCGCCGGCATCGCCGAGATCGCCGCCGGCGCCATCGCCATGGGCCTGGGCGGTTATCTCGCCGCACGCGGCGATGCCGATCATTACGCCGCGGAACGGCGGCGCGAGCAGCGCGAGGTGGCGGAACTGGCCGCCCGCGAGGAAGAGGAAGTGGCGCAGATCTTCGCCCGCTACGGCCTCAGCCGGGCCGAATGCGAACCCATCCTGGCCGGGTTCCGGCGCAACCCGGAAGCATGGGTGGATTTCATGATGCGCTTCGAGCTCGGCCTGGAAACCCCGGAGCCAGGACGCGCGCTGCGCAGCGCGCTCACCATCGGCGGCGCCTACGTGCTGGGCGGACTGGTGCCGCTCATCCCCTACATGCTGACCACGTCGACCCGGACCGCCCTGCTCGCCTCCTCGGCCTGCACGCTGGCGGCGCTGGCGGTGTTCGGCGCGGTCAAGAGCCGCTTCACCGGCATCGGCATGGGACGCGGCGCCGTGCAGACGGTGCTGGTCGGCGGCCTGGCCTCGGCCACCGCCTACGTGCTGGCGCGGCTGATCGGCGGTTGA
- a CDS encoding NAD(P)-dependent alcohol dehydrogenase: protein MSKTLAYAAQSATQPLAPFSIDRREPGPHDVQIDILYCGVCHSDLHTARNEWKNTIYPCVPGHEIVGKVVAVGNHVTRFKVGDTVGVGCMVDSCRTCPSCREGLEQYCEKGFTGTYNGPRQEDGGNTYGGYSERIVVDEQFVLRVNHTENLAAVAPLLCAGITTYSPLRHWGAGPGKKVGIVGLGGLGHMGVKLAHAMGAHVVLFTTSPGKEADAKRLGADEVVISKDADQMARHAGSIDLIVNTVAAPHNLDPYLNTLKRDGTMCLVGAPAEPHPSPTVFNLIFKRRALAGSLIGGIAETQEMLDFCAQHGIVSDIELIPIDYINTAYERMLKSDVKYRFVIDMATLKQQAKAA from the coding sequence ATGAGCAAGACCCTTGCCTATGCCGCCCAGTCCGCCACCCAGCCGCTGGCGCCGTTCTCCATCGACCGCCGCGAGCCGGGTCCGCACGACGTGCAGATCGACATCCTCTATTGCGGCGTCTGTCACTCGGACCTGCACACCGCCCGCAACGAATGGAAGAACACCATCTATCCCTGCGTGCCCGGGCACGAGATCGTCGGCAAGGTGGTGGCCGTCGGCAACCACGTGACGCGCTTCAAGGTCGGCGACACCGTCGGCGTGGGCTGCATGGTCGACAGCTGCCGCACCTGCCCGTCCTGCCGGGAAGGGCTGGAGCAGTACTGCGAGAAAGGCTTCACCGGCACCTACAACGGCCCGCGCCAGGAGGATGGCGGCAACACCTACGGCGGCTATTCCGAGCGCATCGTGGTCGATGAGCAGTTCGTGCTGCGCGTGAACCACACCGAGAACCTCGCCGCGGTGGCGCCGCTCTTGTGCGCCGGCATCACCACCTATTCGCCGCTGCGCCACTGGGGTGCCGGTCCCGGCAAGAAGGTCGGCATCGTGGGGCTGGGTGGCCTCGGCCACATGGGCGTCAAGCTGGCCCACGCCATGGGCGCGCACGTGGTGCTGTTCACCACCTCGCCCGGCAAGGAGGCCGATGCCAAGCGCCTGGGTGCCGATGAGGTGGTGATCTCCAAGGATGCCGATCAGATGGCCCGCCACGCCGGCAGCATCGACCTCATCGTCAACACCGTGGCCGCGCCGCACAACCTCGATCCGTACCTCAATACCCTGAAGCGCGACGGCACCATGTGCCTGGTCGGTGCCCCGGCCGAGCCGCATCCCTCGCCGACCGTGTTCAACCTCATCTTCAAGCGCCGTGCGCTCGCCGGTTCCCTGATCGGCGGCATCGCCGAGACGCAGGAGATGCTGGACTTCTGCGCCCAGCACGGCATCGTCTCGGACATCGAGCTGATCCCGATCGACTACATCAACACCGCCTACGAGCGCATGCTCAAGAGCGACGTGAAGTACCGCTTCGTGATCGACATGGCCACGCTCAAGCAGCAGGCCAAGGCCGCCTGA
- the secG gene encoding preprotein translocase subunit SecG, translating to MFVIFSVFYILIAAAMIGLILIQRGAGADAGSGFGGGASATVFGARGSASFLTRATAVLATLFFLLSLGMGIYLGHSGAPQAALDSDLGVMSGLAKPPANAQNAQPAPAAGASAHAAGGTSEVPAAAASAPAGDVPAASRSSSKQ from the coding sequence ATGTTCGTCATTTTCAGTGTCTTCTACATCCTGATCGCCGCGGCCATGATCGGGCTCATCCTGATCCAGCGCGGTGCCGGGGCGGATGCCGGTTCCGGCTTCGGCGGCGGCGCCTCCGCCACGGTGTTCGGCGCGCGCGGCTCGGCGAGTTTCCTGACCCGCGCCACCGCGGTGCTGGCCACGCTGTTCTTCCTGCTCAGCCTCGGCATGGGCATCTATCTCGGCCATAGCGGCGCCCCGCAGGCCGCGCTCGACAGCGACCTCGGCGTCATGTCGGGGCTTGCCAAGCCGCCGGCGAATGCCCAGAATGCGCAGCCCGCGCCGGCCGCCGGTGCCTCGGCCCATGCAGCCGGCGGCACCTCGGAAGTGCCAGCGGCCGCGGCTTCAGCGCCCGCGGGCGACGTGCCGGCAGCGAGCCGGTCCAGCAGCAAGCAGTGA
- the msrA gene encoding peptide-methionine (S)-S-oxide reductase MsrA, whose amino-acid sequence MNPPIERAVLAGGCFWGVQELIRHLPGVLRTRVGYTGGDVPHATYRHHGNHAEAVEVLFDPTRLGYRALLEYFFQIHDPTTPNRQGNDIGPSYRSAIFYTSEEQRRIAKALIADIDASGRWPGKVVTELAPAGDFWGAEPEHQDYLQRYPDGYTCHFVRPNWTLPHPSATEAGAKG is encoded by the coding sequence ATGAACCCGCCCATCGAGCGCGCCGTCCTCGCCGGCGGCTGTTTCTGGGGCGTGCAGGAACTCATCCGGCATCTCCCGGGCGTCCTGCGCACCCGGGTCGGCTACACCGGCGGTGACGTGCCGCATGCCACCTACCGCCATCACGGCAATCATGCCGAGGCGGTGGAAGTCCTCTTCGATCCGACGCGGCTCGGCTATCGCGCCTTGCTGGAATACTTTTTCCAGATCCACGATCCCACCACGCCCAACCGGCAGGGCAATGACATCGGGCCGAGCTATCGTTCGGCGATTTTCTATACCAGTGAGGAGCAGCGCCGCATCGCGAAGGCGCTGATCGCCGACATCGACGCCTCCGGCCGCTGGCCGGGCAAGGTGGTCACCGAACTTGCGCCGGCCGGCGATTTCTGGGGGGCCGAACCCGAGCATCAGGATTACCTGCAGCGCTATCCGGACGGCTATACCTGCCATTTCGTGCGCCCGAACTGGACGCTGCCGCATCCTTCCGCGACGGAGGCCGGCGCGAAGGGCTAA
- the msrB gene encoding peptide-methionine (R)-S-oxide reductase MsrB — MGAYRKTPEALARLTPEQFRVTQLNATERPFHNAYHDHKAPGLYVDIVSGEPLFTSLDKFDSGCGWPSFTRPVEPENVVERRDTSHGMIRTEVRSAHGDSHLGHVFPDGPRDRGGLRYCINSAALRFIPLEDLEREGYGEYRRLFEGAGREQAP, encoded by the coding sequence ATGGGTGCATATCGCAAGACCCCCGAAGCGCTGGCGCGCCTGACCCCCGAGCAGTTCCGCGTCACCCAGCTCAACGCCACCGAACGTCCGTTCCACAACGCCTATCACGACCACAAGGCACCGGGATTATATGTGGACATCGTGTCTGGCGAGCCGCTGTTCACCTCGCTGGACAAGTTCGACAGCGGCTGCGGCTGGCCGAGCTTCACCCGGCCGGTCGAGCCGGAGAACGTGGTCGAACGGCGCGACACCAGCCACGGCATGATCCGTACCGAAGTACGCTCGGCGCACGGCGACAGTCATCTGGGCCACGTCTTTCCCGACGGTCCCCGTGATCGCGGCGGATTGCGCTACTGCATCAATTCCGCAGCCTTGCGCTTCATTCCTCTGGAAGACCTGGAGCGTGAGGGTTACGGTGAGTATCGCCGCCTGTTCGAAGGAGCCGGGCGGGAGCAGGCGCCATGA
- the pcnB gene encoding polynucleotide adenylyltransferase PcnB produces the protein MNSQADTGAAAPLRIIPRAEHAISRKNISKAALRVLYRLHEAGYAAFLVGGAVRDLLLGGHPKDFDVATDATPEEVKKLFRNCRLIGRRFRLAHVVYGDEIVEVATFRGAGVSEEGAADAAGRHIVDGRIVRDNVWGSIEEDALRRDFRVNAMYYDISDFSVRDYVGGMQDIENRVLHLIGDPATRYREDPVRMLRAVRLAAKLDFRIDEKAAAPLAELGPLLAEVAPARLFDESLKMFLSGHGLASFRLLERTGLLRFLFPPVARALERGDATLRAFIEQGLANTDARVAADKSVTPAFLFAVLLWGEVRDLAHAWMGRGLESAEAWSRAAAHVVAEQCRRVAIPRRFTLTMEEIWLLQPRFEQLQRKKVFRLLAHPRFRAAFDFLLLRGVESPALRELGQWWEHAQQLPHEVLAAALPASAGTAAEAKPEVAAPAPKRRRRRRTSGRAGTA, from the coding sequence TTGAATTCGCAAGCCGATACCGGGGCCGCCGCCCCTTTGCGCATCATTCCGCGTGCCGAACACGCCATTTCGCGCAAGAACATCAGCAAGGCCGCCCTGCGCGTGCTCTATCGTCTGCATGAGGCCGGTTATGCGGCCTTCCTGGTCGGCGGTGCGGTGCGCGACCTGTTGCTCGGCGGCCACCCCAAGGATTTCGACGTCGCCACCGACGCGACCCCGGAGGAGGTGAAGAAACTCTTCCGCAACTGCCGCCTGATCGGCCGCCGCTTCCGGCTCGCGCACGTGGTCTATGGCGATGAGATCGTCGAGGTGGCCACCTTCCGCGGCGCCGGCGTCAGCGAGGAAGGCGCGGCCGATGCCGCGGGGCGCCACATCGTCGACGGCCGCATCGTGCGCGACAACGTCTGGGGCAGCATCGAGGAGGACGCGCTGCGGCGGGACTTCCGCGTCAACGCGATGTATTACGACATCAGCGACTTCTCCGTCCGCGACTACGTGGGCGGCATGCAGGACATCGAGAATCGCGTGCTGCACCTGATCGGCGATCCGGCCACGCGCTACCGCGAGGACCCGGTGCGCATGCTGCGCGCCGTGCGGCTGGCAGCCAAGCTCGACTTCCGCATCGACGAGAAGGCCGCCGCGCCATTGGCCGAACTCGGCCCGCTGCTCGCCGAGGTGGCGCCGGCGCGGCTGTTCGACGAGTCGCTCAAGATGTTCCTGTCCGGGCATGGCCTGGCGAGCTTCCGCCTGCTGGAACGCACCGGCCTGCTGCGCTTTCTGTTTCCGCCCGTGGCGCGCGCGCTGGAACGCGGCGACGCCACGCTGCGCGCCTTCATCGAGCAGGGACTGGCCAATACCGACGCCCGCGTGGCCGCCGACAAGTCGGTGACGCCGGCGTTCCTGTTCGCGGTGCTGCTGTGGGGCGAGGTGCGCGACCTCGCCCACGCCTGGATGGGCCGCGGCCTCGAATCCGCCGAGGCCTGGAGCCGCGCCGCCGCGCACGTGGTCGCCGAACAATGCCGACGCGTGGCCATCCCGCGCCGTTTCACCCTGACCATGGAAGAGATCTGGCTGCTGCAACCGCGTTTCGAGCAGCTCCAGCGCAAGAAGGTGTTCCGCCTGCTCGCCCACCCGCGTTTTCGCGCCGCGTTCGATTTCCTGCTGCTGCGTGGCGTGGAGTCGCCGGCCCTGCGCGAGCTCGGTCAATGGTGGGAGCACGCCCAGCAACTGCCGCACGAGGTGTTGGCGGCCGCGCTGCCGGCTTCCGCGGGCACCGCGGCCGAAGCGAAGCCCGAAGTCGCCGCACCGGCGCCCAAACGGCGGCGGCGACGGCGCACGAGTGGGCGCGCCGGCACCGCATGA